CATTCTTCCCCACCAAGGCCAAGGGTAAGCGATCATGGCCACCAACATGATCCCCGCGGGGATCGTCGGCTTCAGCCATGCCTTCCACTTGTCCGGCACAGGCACCGACTCCCATCTCTTTTTCAGATATTTTTTTAGGCGTCCCTATTGTACTTCAATACGACCCACAAAAAAACCCCGGTAGGAACCGGGGCGATATTTCCGCAATCTCAGGCTTGAGCAACCGCTTCTTGCGGATAGACGGACACTTTTTTCCGATCGCGTCCCATCCGCTCAAAACGAACCACACCGTCCACTTTGGCGAACAGAGTGTCGTCTCCACCAATACCTACGCCAAAGCCCGGGTAAATTTTGGTACCGCGTTGACGTA
Above is a window of Polycladomyces subterraneus DNA encoding:
- the rpmA gene encoding 50S ribosomal protein L27; translation: MLKMNLQFFAQKKGVGSTKNGRDSIAKRLGVKRGDGQFVTAGSILVRQRGTKIYPGFGVGIGGDDTLFAKVDGVVRFERMGRDRKKVSVYPQEAVAQA